CTTTTACCCCCACTGTGCCTCAAACCAACTCTCCAAAATGACTACCGCAGACTGACAATCCACATTACCTTTGGTCAGCGCTTTATAGCCTCCCATGCTAAAGAGATCCTCACGGGCTTGGGTGGTGGAGAGGCGCTCATCGTGCAGTTCCACCGGCAGACCAAAACGACCATGCAGTCGGTTGGCAAATTTCTTTGCTGCCGCAGTGATACGCTCTAGCTCTTTACCGTGGAGGTCGGCAGGCTGTCCAACGACCAAAAGGTCAGGTTGCCACTCCTTAAGAGTCGCTTCTATGTCATCCCAATTGGGAATGCCATCTTTGGCCTTGAATGCTTTTAAAGGGTTGGCGGTTCCGGTGATATCTTGACCGATGGCGCTACCAATGCTTTTGGTGCCAAAATCGAAAGCAATGATGGTTCTTGAACTCATATTGATGTCTTATCTGTGTAAAGGGTTATGCGTGTCCGACTTGAGAAGAGAGCTGCGCTACATCAATACCTAACATGGTGACGGCTCGGCTCCAACGTTGCTCAACGGGGGTTTCGAAGATAATGTTAGGGTCTGCTTCTACGGTTAGCCAAGAGTTTTCCGCTAATTCGGCTTCCAGTTGCCCCGCGCTCCAACCTGCATAACCCAGCGCCACTAAATAGTTGTCCGGTTGGGCATCTGTCCCTAGCACCGCTAAAATGTCTTTTGAGGTCGTGACAGAGACACGGTCAGTGATTTGGATACTCGATTGGTAGTTATCTTTTGGGTTGTGCAGGATAAAGCCTCTGTCCTCGGCAACGGGTCCGCCGTTTAACACCGGTTCTTCGAGGCTTTTACTGTGTCTAATCGTGGTAGAAACGGGCAGATCCACTTGAACCTGTTTAAGCATATTGGCGACGGTGACATCAATAGGCGTATTGATCATAATGCCCATTGCTCCCTCGTCGTTGTGCTCACACATATAGATAACACTGCGCTGAAAATAGGGATCATTCATCCCCGGCATCGCGACAAGAAAATGGTTAACTAGATTCATAGCGGTCCCCTTTCTCAATTACTTTTGCAAACGGCGCTCGATTGCGTCCATTAATTTACCAGTAATCGAGATGTCAAAGGCTGCCTCTATTTCTCTAATGCAGGTAGGGCTAGTGACGTTGATTTCGGTAAGCTTGTCACCAATGACATCCAGACCTACAAATATTAACCCTTTCTGCTTCAGAATGGGAGCGACAGTTTCTGCGATCTGTTTATCTGTCTCACTTAATGGACGAGCTTCACCACGACCGCCCGCAGCTAGGTTGCCACGAGTTTCGCCTTTAGCCGGAATACGCGCTAGGCAGTATGGCATTGGTTCACCGTCGACCACTAAGATGCGTTTGTCACCGTTACTAATGTCTGGAACAAACGTCTGAGCCATGGCGTAGTTGTTGCCGTGGTTGGTTAAGGTTTCGATGATCACCGATACGTTTGGATCGCCCTGTTTAACACGGAAAATCGACGCGCCACCCATGCCATCAAGTGGCTTAAGGATCACATCACCGTGTTGCTGCTGAAATTGTTTAATTTTTTCAGCTTTCCGCGTCACGATGGTGGTTGGCGTTAGTTCTGGGAACCAAGCAGTAAACAGCTTTTCGTTACAGTCACGTAGGCTTTGTGGCTTGTTGACGATCAGCGTTCCTTCATCTTCAGCACGTTCCAAGATATACGTGGCATAGATATACTCGGTGTCGAAAGGGGGATCTTTACGCATCAATACCGCATCGAGTTCACTGAGCTTAATGGTTTGCTCTGACTCAAAACGATACCAGTCGGCAGGATCTTCTTTTAGCGAAACCACTTTGGTATCCGCTACCGCCACACCTTGATCAAGGTGAAGATCATCCATCTCCATATAGTGAATTTGGTAGCCACGACGCTGTGCTTCCAGCATCATGGCAAAGCTTGAGTCTTTTTTAATATTGATGGATGAGATGGGATCCATCACGATGCCAAGTTTGATCATAGTTTTCTCCAGTTAACCCAAGTCGTCTTAGCCCAGATCACCAAAGCGAACTTGCAGTGCAGTGATCGCTGTGAGTGCTGCGGTTTCTGTTCTGAGAACTCGCGGGCCTAATAGGGTTTCTTCAAATTGATATTGTTCCGTCATCTCAATTTCGGTTTGAGATAGTCCGCCCTCTGGACCAATCAGCAGTCTGACTTTTTCGACTGGTTCAGGGAGGGTATTGATAGAGTATTTTGCTCTTGGGTGCAGATTGAGCTTGAGAGCCTCTGAGGGCTCGGCACACCACTGTTCCAGTGACATGATAGGGCGAATGACTGGCACGCTGTTGCGACCGCACTGTTCACACGCGCTAATGGCTATTTTTTGCCACTGTTGCATTTTTTTCTCGAAACGCTTGGCATCAAGTTTGACTCCGCAGCGCTCGGAAATCAGTGGAGTAATGGTATTTACGCCCAATTCAACCGATTTTTGGATGGTAAATTCCATCTTGTCACCACGGGAAACCACTTGTCCAAGGTGCAGGTTCAGTGGGGATTCAATACTGTTTGCTACTTTATCGTTGATCGTGACTTCGACCGTTTTCTTGCTGACCTCTGAGATGGTGGCAGGAAATTCAAAACCAGAACCGTCGAATAACACCAGCTCTTGCCCCTCTTTCATACGTAACACTCGACCAATGTGTCCAGCCGCATCATCACTTAGCGGCAAGGAGCCTAATGAGTCGATAGGAGTCGGGTGATAAATACGAGGTATGCGCATAGGTTTGTCCAAATAGATAAGGCGTTGAGATAACTTAAGTGTATAAGATGGATGCAAGCCCTAAAAAATACAAGGGCTTGCAGGCGTTAATTTTATCACAGTGAGCGATTTTGGCAGGCTTGTAAAACGAAAGGGTTATGGTTGCCTTGTTGGAGGCTGATTCGTTGGTCTCTTGTGCATTCCCACGCATTCACAGGATAGGTTTTATCCCATGCTTTCATGAGCTGCGTCTGTTGTTTAGAAAGCGCAAAACCATACTCTTGGCTCATGTAGAGATAGGTGCGAGCAATCGCGCCTCGGGCACGCTCTGGAGGCATGGCACGTCGCTGCTTAAAGTTAACCTGCATTTCACACTGACCATAGCTGACACCGTCCACTCCATTCCATTGTGAGAAATGGTAGTTGGAGCGATCGCCATTGACCTCACCAATCGTCGGTGTCAGGTTATGCAGATCCGCTTCCATCAAGCGAAAAGTCTTATCATTTTTGCTGCAATTCTTGCGACCACCGTTTTGCCAGCACTGGCGTTGATGACCAAATTGCCATGCAGGAACCACATGCTCCCACTCAATACGACTGGCTCGTTTTAGCTGTTTACGGACTTTATAGCCACAAGACTCGAGTTTAGGTAAGCCTTTCTTGCCATTCCATTCAATATCGCAATCGCAATAGAAGGATTTTGGATGGTCTTGATAAATGGTGACGGCAATTTTCTTTGCCTTGCTGAAGCTACTTGGTGGTGCAGAAACGGCAACAGAGGGCAGTAGCATCAGCCCAATAGCGGGTAAAAAGGGGGCAATACGGAACATCAAAAAGTCTTAGAAAAGTATTAAGTTGTCCAGTGTAGATCACATTAAATAGACAAGCTACTCGGGGGAGGGGATTAGGTGAGTTGTTTACCCGTAAATGTGAGGTTTTGCCCGCAACTGACACAGCGGTAATTTGCCTGCCCACGTTCCACCTTGTTATGACGACGAATGGTCATGGATGTACTGCGACAGCCACACACATATTCAAAGGTTTTACCTTGAACGGAGCGGATGTTCATGCTGTGGGTGGTGTTGGCAGAAACCGAGAAGACTTGTTGCATGACTGCGCGCCACTCTTTTCCGTGCGGCTTTACTCGTCCAAAACAGGCGTAGGTGATCAGATGGGCCGCTTCGTGTGCGATAACTTGAGTGAGAAATGCGTCAGGGTTTTCGGCAAATAAAACGGGGTTTAACCGAATTTCCCAAATCTGTAGATACGCCTTGCCCGCCGCTTTGCCACGTAAGTCAAACCTCAAACTCGGTTTCGGGAATGATCGAGAGAAATAGTGCTGTGCTTGTAGCATGCAATCATCAAGCGCTTGCTGAGCCTGCTGCTTGAGTGAAGGAGATAAACGGTGTTGCAAGGAGAAACCACTAATAAAAACTCACGTAGAGCTGCATTGTATACCCACACCACTCAAAAGAGAACGTCTTGAGTGGTGTGGCGTCGGGGAATATTTATGGGTGGTGTTTCTTGTAAATGGTTTCGTGATAAGCGTGCCAAGTGCCATACCCTAAGATGGGCATTACGACGATCATTCCGAGTCCAAAGGTCGCGAAGCCGACCAAAATACCGGCGCAGATAATAAATGCCCAAACAATCATCGCAGGTTTGTTTTGACTCACGGCGTTGAAACTGGTGAAGACGGCCGTCATAACGTCCACTCTTCGCTCCATCATCAATGGGATAGAGAACGCGGAAATGCCAAAAATAAGCGCCGCAATGACAGCGCCCACCGCTGAGCCGATGATAAGGAACGGTGCAAAGTCAATCAGTGGCGCGCCTTGAACCGACGGGTACAGAGCATGCAGAAGCGCGGCAATCCTCATCCAGAAAATCATCGCAACCACCAGTATCACAGCAAACGCCCATTGCGAGGTGGAATTGCGCCCAATCGCTTTCATTGAGTGCAGTAGACTCGGCTTATGACCCTTTTCTCGTTCCCAAGACGCATCATATAACCCGAGAGCCAGAAAAGGACCGATCAGCATGTAAACCACAAGGCTTGGCATTATGACGAGGTGAGTACCTTGCCACTGAACAAGTTGCACAATGGCAACGGCCGCGGCAGTGAAGCAGAGTCCATAAAATGCGCTAATAATAGGCATGCGAATGAAATCATTTAACCCTAATGCTAACCAATGAAGCGGTGCTGAAATGGATACCTTTCGACATGGAATCGTTCTAGCGTATTCAGTGTCTTTGACTTGAGTCGTACGCTGGAAGTCTTCAGTGTGTACAGTTCGAGGCATAATTCCTCCCTGATGAGACAAACTGGCAATTAAAAAATTTGTACGAAGTAAGACGACCATTGAGGTCATCGTGTACTTCAAAAAGGTTTTTTCTATTGGCGGAAAGTCAGTCGTCAACAGGCGAATGGCTTAGTCCCCGCTCAATAACTATTGACCTAGTTGTCAGAAAACACAATGTTTCATTGGTTTGATGTAGTAGGTGTGAACCGGTTGTATTAGGTGGTACCAAGCTCTGATTTAATTTAGAACATTGAATTTACTTTGGTTATAAAAAACAAAAAGCTCTCAGATAGTCTGAGAGCTTTTTTAAAGATATTGCTTATTCGAAGATGACTTGTTTGAAGATGACTTAGACGGATGAATCAGTCAGTCACCCGCAAGGCTTACTTCAGACCAGCAAATTCACGCAGAATAGCGGCTTTGTCCGTCGCTTCCCAAGGGAACTCTTCGCGACCGAAGTGACCGTAAGCAGCCGTCTTCTTATAAATAGGTTGAAGAAGATTTAGCATCTCTTGTAGGCCGTAAGGGCGTAGGTCGAAGTGCTGACGTACTGCTTCGATAATGATGTCCTGTGATACTTTTTCAGTACCGAATGTCTCAACCATGATAGAGGTTGGATCCGCTACACCGATAGCGTATGAAAGCTGGATTTCACAACGGTCAGCTAGACCTGCAGCAACGATATTCTTTGCTACATAACGTGCAGCGTATGCCGCACTACGGTCTACTTTTGATGGATCTTTACCAGAGAACGCACCGCCACCGTGACGAGCTGCACCGCCGTAGGTATCAACGATGATCTTACGACCGGTTAGACCACAGTCACCCATAGGACCGCCGATAACGAAACGACCGGTTGGGTTAATAAAGAAGTTAGTCTCTTTGTTGATCCACTCTGATGGAAGCACTGGCTTGATGATCTCTTCCATAACCGCTTCACGCAGTTCTGGCGTAGAGATAGAGTCACAGTGTTGAGTCGAGAGTACCACTGCATCAATACCAACGATCTTGCCTTGGTCGTACTGGAAGGTCACCTGAGATTTAGCATCTGGGCGCAACCATGGTAGCGTGCCGTTCTTGCGCACTTCCGCTTGTTTTTGAACTAGGCGGTGAGAGTAAGTGATTGGCGCTGGCATCAGGATTTCGGTTTCGTTTGTTGCGTAACCGAACATGATACCTTGGTCACCGGCGCCTTGCTCTTTTGGATCGGACTTATCAACACCTTGGTTGATGTCTGGAGACTGCTTACCGATGGTGTTTAGAACGGCACAAGAATCAGCATCGAAACCCATATCAGAGTGAACATAGCCGATTTCACGGACTGTTTCGCGAGTTAATTCTTCGATATCTACCCACGCTGATGTGGTGATTTCACCACCGACCATGACCATGCCAGTCTTAACGTAAGTTTCACAAGCAACACGCGCTTTAGGATCTTGTTCAAGAATGGCGTCTAGTACTGCGTCTGAAATTTGGTCAGCGATTTTATCCGGATGTCCCTCTGAAACGGATTCAGAAGTAAACAGGTGCTTAGCCATGGGAGCTCCAATAAAAGGTTGTTTGAGTAAGCCGATTATCCAAGGCTCACTTCAGGGAAATTCAATATATGTTGTAGGTGTATCTACATCTAGACGTCTATTCTAGTCATGGATGTCTGATAAGCAAGTGATTTTTGCTCTATCTTACGAGCAAATTGCTTTTATCTTATAGCCAAACGTTTGCTCTATAGCTAAATCAAAAATGCACCTTGCGCCTTGTAACCTTAGCAAAAGTGACCAAAATGTTAGCTTGCTGCTGATTATCTACCCGCTTTATCTCTCGAATGAGGCAGTTAGGGTACAAAAAGTTTGCGCACACTCTAGGGCTTTGCGACAATACTCGGCGCTGAATAATCGATCAGCAAAGAAAAACTTGGATTTCGCTTAATGCACTCAGGAGCAGACATGTCTTCTCGTAAACAACTCGCAAATGCAATTCGTGCTCTTAGCATGGATGGTGTTCAACAAGCTAACTCAGGTCACCCAGGTGCACCTATGGGTATGGCTGATATCGCCGAAGTTCTTTGGCGTTCTCATTTAAATCACAACCCAACTAACCCAAACTGGGCTGACCGAGACCGCTTTGTTCTGTCAAATGGTCATGGTTCGATGCTGATTTATTCTCTGCTTCACCTAGCAGGCTACGAGCTATCAATTGACGATTTGAAAAACTTCCGTCAACTGCACTCTAAAACGCCAGGTCACCCTGAGTACGGCTATGCTCCAGGCATCGAGACGACAACAGGTCCTCTTGGTCAAGGTGTTACCAACGCGGTTGGTATGGCATTAGCTGAAAAATCTCTAGCGGCTCAGTTTAACAAAGAAGGCCACGACATCGTTGACCACTTCACTTATGTCTTTATGGGTGATGGTTGTTTGATGGAAGGTATCTCTCACGAGGCGTGTTCACTTGCTGGTACGCTTGGTCTTGGTAAGCTGATCGCGTTCTGGGATGACAACGGCATCTCAATCGATGGTGAAGTAGAAGGCTGGTTTACTGACGATACACCTAAGCGTTTTGAGTCTTACGGCTGGCATGTGATTCCTGCGGTTGATGGTCACGATCCTCAAGCGATTGAAGCTGCGATCCAAGCTGCTAAAGCAGAAACAGGTAAGCCAACACTTATCTGTACTAAAACGATTATCGGTTTTGGTTCTCCAAACAAAGCGGGTTCTCACGACTGTCACGGTGCACCACTCGGCCACGACGAGATCAAAGCGGCGCGTGAATTCCTTGGTTGGGAACACGGTCCTTTCGAAATCCCAGCAGATATCTATGCTGAGTGGGATGCCAAAGAAGCTGGTCAAACAAAAGAAGCGGCATGGAACGAGAAGCTTGCTGCTTATGAAGCGGCTTACCCAGAGCTGGCTGCTGAGTTTAAGCGTCGCGTCAATGGCGAGCTACCAGCACAGTGGGAAGCGGAAACCAGCAAGATCATTGAAGATCTGCAAGCAAACCCTGCCAACATTGCTTCACGTAAAGCATCACAAAATGCACTAGAAGCTTTTGGTAAGATGCTTCCTGAGTTTATGGGCGGCTCTGCTGACCTTGCGCCATCTAACCTAACAATGTGGTCTGGCTCTAAGTCATTGACGGCAGATGATGCATCTGGCAACTACATTCACTACGGTGTGCGTGAATTTGGTATGACAGCCATTATTAACGGTATTGCGCTACACGGTGGCTTTGTTCCTTACGGTGCGACTTTCCTTATGTTCATGGAATATGCACGTAACGCAATGCGTATGGCTGCTCTGATGAAAGTTCAGAACATCCAAGTTTACACTCACGACTCTATCGGTCTGGGTGAAGATGGTCCAACGCACCAACCCGTTGAGCAGATCGCTTCTCTGCGCGTAACGCCAAACATGAGCACATGGCGTCCATGTGACCAAGTTGAGTCTGCGATTGCGTGGAAACATGCTATCGAGCGTAAAGATGGTCCAACATCGTTGATTTTCTCTCGTCAAAACCTTGCTCAGCAAGATCGTGACGCAGAGCAGCTAGCGAACGTTGCCAAGGGTGGTTACATCCTGAAAGACTGTGACGGTGCGCCAGAGCTTATCTTGATTGCGACAGGTTCTGAAGTTGAGCTGACAGTGAATGCTTACCAAGAACTGACGGCTGCAGGTCACAAAGTTCGCGTGGTTTCGATGCCATCAACCAACGTGTTTGATGCTCAAGATGATGCTTACCGTGAAGCGGTACTTCCAGCAGCCGTGACTAAGCGTATTGCTGTGGAAGCAGGTATTGCGGATTACTGGTACAAGTACGTTGGCTTTGGCGGTAAGATCATCGGCATGACGACGTTCGGTGAATCTGCTCCAGCGGGTGAATTGTTCAAGATGTTTGGCTTCACCACTGAAAATGTGGTTGCGACAGCGAAAGAGTTACTCGCTTAAGCGAAACAACGACACTGAAATCAGTGAAAGCCGAGATGTGAAAAGCATCTCGGCTTTTTTTGTTTCCACCTTGAGCCTGCCCTTAATGATCCGCTAGTATGCGAAGCAGGATAGATAAAACGGAATGACAAGAGATGTTGAAGGTTGCCATTAATGGTTTTGGCCGTATCGGGCGAAGTGTGGTTCGAGCGATTTATGAAAGTGGTAAGAACGAGCAAATCCAAGTGGTTGCTATCAATGAGCTAGCTCAACCAGAGGCGATGTCGCACTTATTGCAATACGATACTAGCCACGGGCGTTTTGCCTACAAGGTCAGCCACGATCAAGAGCACCTGTATATTCAGCATCAAGATGGTCGCAGTGATGCAATGCGAATCCTACACTTATCGGATATTGCTCTACTTCCTTGGCGCGATCTGGATGTGGATATCGTTCTTGATTGTACCGGTGTATTTGGCAGTCGCGATGATGGCTTGCAGCATATTGAGGCGGGCGCTAACAAGGTACTGTTTTCTCATCCAGGTGGTCATGATTTAGATAACACTATCATTTACGGCGTTAATCATCAGACACTACAAGCGGATCATAAAATCGTCTCCAATGGCTCTTGCACCACCAACTGTATTGTGCCGATTATTCAAACCTTAGATGACGCTTTCGGTATTGAGTCAGGCACCATTACCACGATTCATTCAGCCATGAACGATCAGCAAGTCATCGATGCGTACCACAATGACCTACGAAGAACCCGTGCCGCGAGCCAATCGATCATTCCCGTTGATACTAAGTTGCACAAAGGGATTGAACGGATTTTTCCTAAGTTTTCCAATAAGTTTGAAGCGATCTCTGTTAGAGTGCCGACCATTAATGTCACCGCTATGGATTTAAGCGTCACCATTAAAACCAAAGTAAAAGTTAATGACGTAAAT
This genomic interval from Vibrio hippocampi contains the following:
- the gshB gene encoding glutathione synthase is translated as MIKLGIVMDPISSINIKKDSSFAMMLEAQRRGYQIHYMEMDDLHLDQGVAVADTKVVSLKEDPADWYRFESEQTIKLSELDAVLMRKDPPFDTEYIYATYILERAEDEGTLIVNKPQSLRDCNEKLFTAWFPELTPTTIVTRKAEKIKQFQQQHGDVILKPLDGMGGASIFRVKQGDPNVSVIIETLTNHGNNYAMAQTFVPDISNGDKRILVVDGEPMPYCLARIPAKGETRGNLAAGGRGEARPLSETDKQIAETVAPILKQKGLIFVGLDVIGDKLTEINVTSPTCIREIEAAFDISITGKLMDAIERRLQK
- the ruvX gene encoding Holliday junction resolvase RuvX, which produces MSSRTIIAFDFGTKSIGSAIGQDITGTANPLKAFKAKDGIPNWDDIEATLKEWQPDLLVVGQPADLHGKELERITAAAKKFANRLHGRFGLPVELHDERLSTTQAREDLFSMGGYKALTKGNVDCQSAVVILESWFEAQWG
- the tkt gene encoding transketolase, whose amino-acid sequence is MSSRKQLANAIRALSMDGVQQANSGHPGAPMGMADIAEVLWRSHLNHNPTNPNWADRDRFVLSNGHGSMLIYSLLHLAGYELSIDDLKNFRQLHSKTPGHPEYGYAPGIETTTGPLGQGVTNAVGMALAEKSLAAQFNKEGHDIVDHFTYVFMGDGCLMEGISHEACSLAGTLGLGKLIAFWDDNGISIDGEVEGWFTDDTPKRFESYGWHVIPAVDGHDPQAIEAAIQAAKAETGKPTLICTKTIIGFGSPNKAGSHDCHGAPLGHDEIKAAREFLGWEHGPFEIPADIYAEWDAKEAGQTKEAAWNEKLAAYEAAYPELAAEFKRRVNGELPAQWEAETSKIIEDLQANPANIASRKASQNALEAFGKMLPEFMGGSADLAPSNLTMWSGSKSLTADDASGNYIHYGVREFGMTAIINGIALHGGFVPYGATFLMFMEYARNAMRMAALMKVQNIQVYTHDSIGLGEDGPTHQPVEQIASLRVTPNMSTWRPCDQVESAIAWKHAIERKDGPTSLIFSRQNLAQQDRDAEQLANVAKGGYILKDCDGAPELILIATGSEVELTVNAYQELTAAGHKVRVVSMPSTNVFDAQDDAYREAVLPAAVTKRIAVEAGIADYWYKYVGFGGKIIGMTTFGESAPAGELFKMFGFTTENVVATAKELLA
- a CDS encoding YqgE/AlgH family protein, with product MNLVNHFLVAMPGMNDPYFQRSVIYMCEHNDEGAMGIMINTPIDVTVANMLKQVQVDLPVSTTIRHSKSLEEPVLNGGPVAEDRGFILHNPKDNYQSSIQITDRVSVTTSKDILAVLGTDAQPDNYLVALGYAGWSAGQLEAELAENSWLTVEADPNIIFETPVEQRWSRAVTMLGIDVAQLSSQVGHA
- a CDS encoding SprT family zinc-dependent metalloprotease, with amino-acid sequence MQHRLSPSLKQQAQQALDDCMLQAQHYFSRSFPKPSLRFDLRGKAAGKAYLQIWEIRLNPVLFAENPDAFLTQVIAHEAAHLITYACFGRVKPHGKEWRAVMQQVFSVSANTTHSMNIRSVQGKTFEYVCGCRSTSMTIRRHNKVERGQANYRCVSCGQNLTFTGKQLT
- the metK gene encoding methionine adenosyltransferase produces the protein MAKHLFTSESVSEGHPDKIADQISDAVLDAILEQDPKARVACETYVKTGMVMVGGEITTSAWVDIEELTRETVREIGYVHSDMGFDADSCAVLNTIGKQSPDINQGVDKSDPKEQGAGDQGIMFGYATNETEILMPAPITYSHRLVQKQAEVRKNGTLPWLRPDAKSQVTFQYDQGKIVGIDAVVLSTQHCDSISTPELREAVMEEIIKPVLPSEWINKETNFFINPTGRFVIGGPMGDCGLTGRKIIVDTYGGAARHGGGAFSGKDPSKVDRSAAYAARYVAKNIVAAGLADRCEIQLSYAIGVADPTSIMVETFGTEKVSQDIIIEAVRQHFDLRPYGLQEMLNLLQPIYKKTAAYGHFGREEFPWEATDKAAILREFAGLK
- the rsmE gene encoding 16S rRNA (uracil(1498)-N(3))-methyltransferase, producing the protein MRIPRIYHPTPIDSLGSLPLSDDAAGHIGRVLRMKEGQELVLFDGSGFEFPATISEVSKKTVEVTINDKVANSIESPLNLHLGQVVSRGDKMEFTIQKSVELGVNTITPLISERCGVKLDAKRFEKKMQQWQKIAISACEQCGRNSVPVIRPIMSLEQWCAEPSEALKLNLHPRAKYSINTLPEPVEKVRLLIGPEGGLSQTEIEMTEQYQFEETLLGPRVLRTETAALTAITALQVRFGDLG
- the epd gene encoding erythrose-4-phosphate dehydrogenase — protein: MLKVAINGFGRIGRSVVRAIYESGKNEQIQVVAINELAQPEAMSHLLQYDTSHGRFAYKVSHDQEHLYIQHQDGRSDAMRILHLSDIALLPWRDLDVDIVLDCTGVFGSRDDGLQHIEAGANKVLFSHPGGHDLDNTIIYGVNHQTLQADHKIVSNGSCTTNCIVPIIQTLDDAFGIESGTITTIHSAMNDQQVIDAYHNDLRRTRAASQSIIPVDTKLHKGIERIFPKFSNKFEAISVRVPTINVTAMDLSVTIKTKVKVNDVNQTIVDASRCTLCGIVDYTEAPLVSTDFNHDPHSAIVDGTQTRVSDGKLVKMLVWCDNEWGFANRMLDTALAMHAF
- a CDS encoding DUF2189 domain-containing protein encodes the protein MPRTVHTEDFQRTTQVKDTEYARTIPCRKVSISAPLHWLALGLNDFIRMPIISAFYGLCFTAAAVAIVQLVQWQGTHLVIMPSLVVYMLIGPFLALGLYDASWEREKGHKPSLLHSMKAIGRNSTSQWAFAVILVVAMIFWMRIAALLHALYPSVQGAPLIDFAPFLIIGSAVGAVIAALIFGISAFSIPLMMERRVDVMTAVFTSFNAVSQNKPAMIVWAFIICAGILVGFATFGLGMIVVMPILGYGTWHAYHETIYKKHHP
- a CDS encoding endonuclease; protein product: MLLPSVAVSAPPSSFSKAKKIAVTIYQDHPKSFYCDCDIEWNGKKGLPKLESCGYKVRKQLKRASRIEWEHVVPAWQFGHQRQCWQNGGRKNCSKNDKTFRLMEADLHNLTPTIGEVNGDRSNYHFSQWNGVDGVSYGQCEMQVNFKQRRAMPPERARGAIARTYLYMSQEYGFALSKQQTQLMKAWDKTYPVNAWECTRDQRISLQQGNHNPFVLQACQNRSL